One window from the genome of Pandoraea fibrosis encodes:
- a CDS encoding siderophore-interacting protein: MPNTAAPNAVPDRTPQRVRHELRMRLLEVRSVESLTPHMLRVTLGGNDLEGFTSPGFDDHVKLFFPNPETGELALPTIGAEGVAKPAPGDAPRLMRDYTPRQYDAASKTLVIDFAMHDSGPATQWARSAKPGDRIGVGGPRGSFVIPMNFDGYVLIGDDTALPAMARRLAELPAGALAFVFAEVDSPADRLRFASQADVVVEWIYREGKPAGESTALIDALQVASFPDGDVHVWVAAEAGVAKAVRRHLVDTRGLNPKWVKAAAYWRRGDAAVHENLDD, from the coding sequence ATGCCAAACACCGCTGCACCGAACGCCGTCCCCGACCGCACGCCGCAACGTGTGCGCCACGAACTTCGCATGCGCCTGCTCGAAGTGCGCAGCGTCGAATCGCTCACGCCGCACATGCTGCGCGTGACGCTGGGCGGCAACGACCTCGAGGGTTTCACCAGCCCCGGCTTCGACGACCACGTCAAACTGTTCTTCCCCAACCCCGAGACCGGCGAACTGGCCCTCCCGACGATCGGTGCCGAGGGCGTGGCCAAACCAGCCCCCGGCGACGCGCCGCGCCTGATGCGCGATTACACGCCGCGACAATACGATGCGGCGTCGAAAACGCTCGTGATCGATTTCGCGATGCATGACTCCGGCCCCGCCACGCAGTGGGCCCGCTCGGCCAAACCGGGCGATCGCATCGGCGTAGGCGGACCGCGCGGCTCCTTCGTCATCCCGATGAACTTCGACGGCTACGTGCTCATCGGCGACGACACGGCGTTGCCGGCAATGGCACGGCGTCTGGCTGAACTGCCCGCCGGCGCGCTGGCATTCGTCTTCGCCGAAGTCGATAGTCCGGCCGACCGCCTGCGCTTCGCAAGCCAGGCCGATGTCGTGGTGGAGTGGATCTACCGCGAAGGCAAACCGGCGGGCGAAAGCACGGCTCTGATCGACGCGCTTCAGGTCGCCTCGTTCCCCGATGGCGATGTCCATGTCTGGGTGGCCGCCGAGGCCGGCGTGGCCAAAGCCGTGCGCCGCCATCTTGTCGACACACGCGGGCTCAATCCGAAATGGGTAAAGGCCGCAGCCTATTGGCGACGTGGCGACGCCGCCGTCCACGAAAATCTCGACGATTGA
- a CDS encoding HalD/BesD family halogenase yields MTPMTPAAFAADAEIERALDTVDFDTVTREFKSQDAFIYLEKFLPATVTEQLIAAARSVTPNVNRNYLPGHKQGGSVSRHTLDELAPFVAELYRSPALMRFLERLAGEKLLPSPQDDPHAYALYYYTRPGDHIGWHYDTSYYKGRRYTLLLGVVDQSSCKLEYRLHTRNPGVPQVDGAVAYPPGALVFFDGDKLHHRITPLGDNEERISLTFEYVTDPRMGSWQRFISNMKDAIAYFGFRQVFRQLLGRTKR; encoded by the coding sequence ATGACGCCGATGACGCCTGCGGCATTCGCGGCAGATGCGGAAATCGAGCGCGCGCTGGACACCGTCGACTTCGACACTGTCACCCGCGAATTCAAATCGCAGGACGCCTTCATCTATCTTGAGAAGTTCCTGCCGGCGACGGTGACGGAACAATTGATCGCAGCGGCGCGTTCGGTCACACCGAACGTGAACCGGAACTACCTTCCCGGTCACAAGCAGGGCGGCAGCGTTAGCCGCCACACGCTCGACGAGCTGGCGCCGTTCGTGGCCGAGTTGTACCGCTCGCCCGCCCTGATGCGCTTTCTGGAGCGTCTGGCCGGCGAGAAGCTGCTGCCTTCGCCGCAGGACGACCCGCATGCGTATGCGCTGTATTACTACACGCGTCCGGGCGATCACATCGGCTGGCACTACGACACCTCGTACTACAAGGGCCGCCGCTACACGCTGCTGCTTGGCGTGGTGGACCAATCGAGTTGCAAGCTGGAATACCGACTGCACACCCGTAATCCCGGCGTGCCGCAAGTCGATGGCGCCGTGGCGTACCCGCCCGGCGCACTGGTGTTTTTCGACGGGGACAAACTGCATCACCGGATCACGCCGCTCGGCGACAACGAGGAGCGAATCTCGCTCACGTTCGAGTATGTGACCGACCCGCGCATGGGCTCATGGCAGCGCTTCATCTCGAACATGAAAGACGCCATCGCCTACTTCGGTTTCCGCCAGGTGTTTCGTCAGTTACTGGGACGGACGAAACGCTAA
- a CDS encoding cupin domain-containing protein gives MDTPLLPDTNLFAGLPSPPDPTTGEQFDTLIARPGMRVERIVSTGQASPEGFWYDQAQHEWVVLLAGSAGLVFADTPDQTLVLGPGDAVDIAGHRRHRVAWTAQGETTVWLAIHYD, from the coding sequence ATGGATACGCCGCTGCTGCCCGACACGAACCTGTTTGCCGGCCTACCGTCGCCCCCCGATCCGACGACAGGCGAGCAATTCGACACCCTGATCGCCCGGCCGGGCATGCGGGTCGAGCGCATTGTCTCGACCGGTCAGGCATCACCCGAGGGCTTCTGGTACGACCAGGCGCAGCATGAGTGGGTGGTGTTGCTCGCCGGCAGCGCGGGCCTGGTTTTCGCCGACACGCCTGACCAGACGCTCGTGCTGGGCCCGGGCGACGCCGTCGACATTGCCGGCCACCGGCGTCATCGCGTGGCATGGACGGCACAGGGCGAAACCACCGTCTGGCTGGCGATTCACTACGATTGA
- a CDS encoding PadR family transcriptional regulator, which yields MRGSRGDFMGRGPLDLDSMDFGDERRGTRHGRRGGGDGYGDGRGDEARAERGERGGRGGRGGGRLFSHGGLRLVLLHLIAQQPRHGYELIKAIEESVNGTYSPSAGVIYPTLTLLEEMGYIRVQESTGDSQRKSYEITDTGREYLAQNEDSVTELLARLAARRERSEDMPPQVMRALHNFKYAVHLRLGGEPLTTEQANAFAAILDAAAQQLERL from the coding sequence ATGCGTGGATCACGTGGCGATTTCATGGGCCGAGGCCCGCTGGACCTGGACAGCATGGATTTTGGCGACGAACGGCGCGGTACGCGCCATGGACGGCGCGGCGGTGGCGACGGCTATGGTGACGGCCGCGGCGACGAAGCCCGCGCAGAGCGCGGCGAACGAGGTGGTCGAGGCGGACGCGGTGGCGGCCGCCTTTTCAGTCATGGCGGCCTGCGACTCGTGCTGCTGCATCTGATTGCGCAACAACCGCGTCACGGCTACGAACTCATCAAAGCCATCGAAGAGAGCGTGAATGGAACGTACAGCCCCAGCGCCGGCGTGATCTACCCGACGCTCACGCTGCTAGAGGAAATGGGCTACATCCGTGTGCAGGAAAGCACGGGCGACAGCCAGCGCAAGTCTTACGAAATCACCGACACCGGCCGCGAATATCTGGCGCAGAACGAAGACTCGGTCACGGAACTGCTCGCACGGCTCGCAGCGCGCCGCGAGCGTTCGGAAGACATGCCGCCGCAGGTCATGCGCGCGCTGCACAACTTCAAATATGCCGTGCATTTGCGTCTGGGCGGCGAGCCGCTCACGACCGAACAAGCCAACGCGTTCGCCGCGATTCTCGACGCGGCCGCACAACAACTGGAGCGACTCTGA
- a CDS encoding SDR family oxidoreductase: MSQTIAILTGASRGLGASLARGLLAPGTHLVTLARRTDDDLAALAKAQGVTLEQIAVDLADTQAAAQVAERIFAALPRDAGRYLLINNAGTVNPVANSAALTDPGAIGAAFALNVTSVMLLTARFLTATQGLNAKRQIVNISSGAGRNPNAGWAVYCSTKAALDMYTRVVNAEHRDHGVQAVSLAPGVVDTGMQETIRSSSVESFPALARFQDLKATGKLSSPEDVARRILALTERDDFGQTEIDDIRNYA; the protein is encoded by the coding sequence ATGTCCCAAACGATTGCCATTCTGACTGGCGCCTCCCGTGGTCTCGGCGCGTCGCTCGCCCGCGGTCTGCTCGCCCCCGGCACCCATCTCGTGACGCTGGCACGCCGCACGGACGACGACCTCGCCGCACTGGCGAAGGCTCAGGGCGTCACGCTCGAACAAATCGCGGTGGATCTGGCCGACACGCAGGCTGCCGCTCAGGTTGCCGAGCGCATCTTCGCCGCGTTGCCGCGCGATGCCGGTCGCTATCTGCTGATCAATAACGCGGGCACGGTCAATCCGGTCGCCAACAGCGCGGCCCTGACGGATCCGGGCGCCATCGGTGCGGCATTCGCGCTGAACGTGACGTCCGTCATGCTCCTCACGGCCCGCTTTCTCACCGCCACGCAGGGGCTGAACGCCAAACGGCAGATTGTGAACATCTCGTCGGGCGCCGGCCGAAATCCGAATGCCGGCTGGGCCGTCTACTGCTCGACCAAGGCAGCGCTGGATATGTATACGCGGGTGGTGAACGCGGAGCATCGCGACCATGGGGTGCAGGCCGTGTCGCTGGCGCCCGGCGTGGTCGATACCGGCATGCAGGAGACGATTCGCAGCAGCAGCGTCGAGAGTTTTCCTGCGTTGGCACGTTTTCAGGATCTCAAGGCCACCGGCAAGCTCTCCTCGCCGGAAGACGTCGCCCGTCGCATTCTGGCGCTGACCGAGCGCGACGATTTCGGCCAGACCGAAATCGACGACATCCGCAACTACGCCTGA
- a CDS encoding flippase-like domain-containing protein, which translates to MNRTAIVSLTLGFALFVALLIWQGTGSVMSTLAIAGWGLLPIAAFHLVPLVLDAAAIQVLVAKSCSLRRATLTRWVGESVNSLLPAGQIGGPIAMVRQMKQRGLAGREAAAAITVSTTLQAVAQIVFALLGLAIFGISATQSTTDSLWLPMLLATALVSALLYAFYVAQRRGIFGWAFRMLSKMSSKRDWSSLLDRADAVDDIVQRMYGQRRQVLGSFLLSLVGWIVGTVEVWLILQFIGHPVSWVDAMLLESLGQAIRGAAFFVPGSLGVQEGGYLLLAPLVGLPADAALALSLAKRTRELLLGVPGLVYLHFSERGWRRQRASQQSVPLPAATDSAPL; encoded by the coding sequence ATGAACCGGACTGCCATCGTATCTCTCACCCTCGGTTTCGCCCTTTTCGTCGCCCTGCTGATCTGGCAGGGCACGGGATCGGTGATGTCCACGCTGGCGATCGCCGGCTGGGGACTCCTGCCCATCGCCGCCTTCCATCTCGTGCCGCTGGTGCTCGACGCCGCCGCCATTCAGGTGCTGGTGGCGAAATCCTGCTCGCTGCGCCGCGCCACCCTCACGCGCTGGGTCGGAGAGTCGGTCAACAGCCTGCTGCCGGCCGGTCAGATCGGCGGGCCGATCGCGATGGTGCGTCAAATGAAGCAACGCGGATTGGCCGGTCGCGAAGCCGCAGCGGCCATCACCGTCAGCACGACACTGCAAGCCGTGGCGCAAATCGTCTTTGCGCTGCTGGGGCTGGCCATCTTCGGCATCAGCGCCACGCAAAGCACAACCGACAGTCTGTGGCTGCCAATGCTGCTCGCCACTGCGCTGGTCTCCGCCCTGCTCTACGCGTTCTATGTCGCGCAACGGCGTGGCATCTTCGGCTGGGCATTCCGTATGCTCTCGAAGATGTCGTCCAAGCGCGACTGGTCGTCGCTGCTCGACCGCGCCGACGCCGTCGACGACATCGTGCAACGCATGTACGGCCAACGCCGTCAGGTGCTCGGGAGCTTTTTGCTCAGCCTGGTCGGCTGGATCGTCGGGACCGTGGAAGTCTGGCTGATCCTGCAATTCATCGGCCATCCGGTGAGCTGGGTCGACGCGATGCTGCTCGAAAGTCTCGGACAGGCAATTCGCGGCGCGGCGTTCTTCGTGCCGGGCTCGCTCGGCGTGCAGGAAGGCGGCTATCTGCTGCTCGCCCCGCTCGTGGGCCTGCCGGCGGACGCCGCGCTGGCCCTCTCGCTGGCCAAGCGCACGCGCGAGCTGTTGCTCGGTGTGCCAGGCCTCGTCTATCTGCATTTCTCCGAACGTGGCTGGCGCCGCCAGCGTGCCTCGCAACAAAGCGTGCCGCTGCCTGCTGCCACGGATTCTGCACCGCTCTAA
- a CDS encoding transporter substrate-binding domain-containing protein: protein MPAAFVGSLGGTLGGWLTGTLSLFSTPAHAQTVAGIKKKGTINVGMLIDFPPYGTTNAQAQPDGYDADVAKLLAKDLGVKLNLMPVTGPNRIPYLLSGKVDVLVASLAITPERAKQVQFSKPYAAATILLLGKTGAPIKSAADLKGVRVSVARASTQDMAVTKTAPEGTEIRRFDDDASAMQALLSGQVDAIGCSVTVANAIRQRAPGQFEPKFNLLQQAMGIAMRPNQPELLEAINDFVSRNTANGELNKLYRKWLETDLPKMA from the coding sequence ATGCCAGCCGCGTTCGTCGGATCGCTCGGCGGCACGCTCGGTGGATGGCTCACCGGCACCCTGTCGCTTTTCTCCACGCCCGCTCACGCGCAGACCGTTGCCGGCATCAAGAAGAAAGGCACGATCAACGTCGGCATGCTCATCGACTTTCCGCCGTATGGCACGACGAACGCGCAAGCGCAGCCAGACGGTTACGACGCCGACGTCGCGAAACTGCTGGCCAAAGATCTTGGCGTGAAGCTCAACCTCATGCCCGTGACGGGACCGAACCGGATTCCGTATCTGCTCAGCGGCAAAGTCGATGTGCTTGTCGCTTCGCTCGCGATTACGCCGGAGCGCGCCAAACAGGTTCAGTTTTCCAAACCGTATGCCGCTGCGACCATCCTGCTGCTCGGCAAGACCGGTGCACCGATCAAGTCCGCCGCCGATCTGAAAGGGGTGCGTGTCAGCGTGGCGCGTGCGAGCACTCAGGACATGGCCGTCACCAAGACGGCGCCCGAAGGCACCGAGATCCGCCGATTCGACGACGATGCCTCCGCCATGCAAGCGCTGCTAAGCGGGCAGGTCGATGCGATCGGCTGCTCGGTGACGGTCGCAAATGCGATTCGTCAGCGCGCGCCGGGTCAGTTCGAGCCGAAGTTCAATCTGCTGCAACAGGCGATGGGCATCGCGATGCGTCCCAATCAGCCAGAGTTGCTGGAGGCGATCAACGACTTCGTTTCACGCAACACGGCCAACGGCGAGTTGAACAAGCTGTATCGAAAGTGGCTCGAGACCGATCTGCCGAAGATGGCGTAA